One Mycobacterium sp. SMC-4 DNA window includes the following coding sequences:
- the uvrC gene encoding excinuclease ABC subunit UvrC translates to MPDPATYRPAPGSIPVEPGVYRFLDPQGRVIYVGKAKSLRSRLNSYFADISGLAPRTRQMVTTAAAVEWTVVTTEVEALQLEYNWIKEFDPRFNIRYRDDKSYPVLAVTLNEEYPRLKVYRGPRRKGVRYFGPYSHAWAIRETLDLLTRVFPARTCSNGVFKRHNQIGRPCLLGYIDKCSAPCVGRVSAEEHRQIVLDFCDFLAGKTDRLIREMEQQMNSAASDLDFERAARLRDNIGAMRRALEKQAVVFGDGTDADVVAFADDDLEAAVQVFHVRGGRVRGQRGWIIEKSGEPGESTREYLVEQFLTQFYGDQAALGGASDGGGDEATNPVPKQVLVPVLPKTAAELETWLCQLRGSRVSLRVAQRGDKRALAETVKRNAEQALAQHKLKRAGDFTARSAALQSIQEALGLRDAPLRIECVDISHVQGTDVVASLVVFEDGLPRKSDYRHYGIREAAGDGRSDDVASIAEVTRRRFYRHLRDTQEPVDMSAPVSDVAAGAAPVARSRKFAYPPNLFVVDGGAPQVNAAAAVLVELGVTDVAVIGLAKRLEEVWLANLDGTAPDPVIMPRNSEGLYLLQRIRDEAHRFAISYHRSKRSKRMTASALDSVRGLGEHRRRALVTHFGSLARLRQASVEEITAVPGIGAATARAVLEALGASPESEAPESTIGNDQSRASG, encoded by the coding sequence GTGCCTGATCCCGCGACGTACCGACCCGCGCCTGGGTCGATCCCCGTCGAACCGGGTGTCTACCGATTCCTCGACCCGCAGGGCCGGGTGATCTACGTCGGCAAGGCCAAGAGCCTGCGCAGCCGCTTGAACTCCTACTTCGCCGATATTTCGGGTCTGGCTCCGCGCACCCGCCAGATGGTGACCACTGCCGCGGCCGTGGAATGGACGGTGGTCACCACCGAGGTCGAGGCCCTGCAGCTGGAGTACAACTGGATCAAAGAGTTCGACCCTCGGTTCAACATCCGCTACCGCGACGACAAGTCCTATCCGGTGTTGGCGGTCACCCTCAACGAGGAATACCCGCGGCTCAAGGTGTACCGGGGACCGCGCCGCAAGGGGGTGCGCTACTTCGGGCCATACTCGCACGCCTGGGCGATCCGGGAGACGCTCGACTTACTGACCCGGGTGTTCCCAGCTCGCACCTGCTCCAACGGAGTATTCAAGCGGCACAACCAGATCGGTCGCCCGTGCCTGCTGGGCTACATCGACAAGTGCTCGGCACCATGCGTCGGTCGCGTGTCGGCCGAGGAGCACCGACAGATCGTGCTGGATTTCTGCGATTTCCTCGCGGGCAAGACCGACCGGCTGATCCGCGAGATGGAACAGCAGATGAACTCCGCGGCGAGCGATCTCGATTTCGAGCGGGCCGCCCGGCTGCGCGACAATATCGGAGCGATGCGCCGCGCACTGGAGAAGCAGGCCGTGGTGTTCGGCGACGGGACCGATGCCGACGTGGTCGCCTTCGCCGACGACGACCTCGAGGCCGCGGTCCAGGTGTTCCATGTGCGCGGCGGGCGGGTGCGTGGCCAACGCGGTTGGATCATCGAAAAATCGGGCGAACCAGGCGAATCCACCCGGGAGTACCTGGTCGAGCAGTTCTTGACCCAATTCTACGGGGATCAGGCCGCGCTCGGCGGCGCCAGTGACGGCGGTGGCGACGAGGCGACCAACCCGGTGCCCAAGCAGGTACTGGTCCCGGTCCTGCCGAAAACCGCCGCCGAGTTGGAGACCTGGCTGTGCCAGCTGCGCGGATCGCGGGTGTCGCTGAGGGTGGCGCAGCGTGGGGACAAGCGTGCCCTGGCCGAGACCGTCAAACGCAACGCCGAGCAAGCGCTGGCCCAGCACAAACTCAAGCGCGCCGGTGACTTCACCGCGAGAAGTGCTGCACTGCAGAGTATTCAAGAGGCGCTCGGGTTACGCGACGCTCCGCTGCGCATCGAGTGCGTCGACATCAGCCACGTGCAGGGCACCGACGTCGTCGCCTCGCTGGTGGTCTTCGAAGACGGACTGCCCCGCAAATCGGACTACCGGCACTACGGGATCCGGGAAGCGGCCGGGGACGGCCGCTCCGACGACGTCGCTTCGATCGCCGAGGTGACCCGGCGCCGGTTCTACCGGCACCTGCGCGATACGCAGGAGCCGGTTGACATGTCGGCTCCGGTGTCTGATGTCGCCGCCGGCGCGGCTCCTGTCGCCCGCTCGCGAAAGTTCGCCTATCCGCCCAACCTGTTCGTCGTCGACGGCGGGGCGCCGCAGGTCAACGCGGCTGCCGCGGTACTGGTAGAGCTCGGCGTGACCGACGTCGCGGTGATCGGCCTGGCCAAGCGGCTGGAGGAGGTCTGGTTGGCCAACCTGGACGGTACGGCGCCCGATCCGGTGATCATGCCCCGCAACAGTGAGGGCCTCTATCTGTTACAGCGCATCCGCGACGAAGCGCATCGCTTTGCGATCAGCTATCACCGCAGCAAGCGGTCCAAGCGCATGACCGCCTCGGCACTGGACTCGGTGCGGGGGCTGGGTGAGCACCGGCGCAGAGCGCTGGTGACCCACTTCGGCTCGCTGGCCCGGCTGCGACAGGCCAGCGTCGAGGAGATCACCGCGGTGCCCGGAATCGGCGCAGCGACAGCGCGAGCTGTCCTGGAGGCGCTCGGCGCGTCACCCGAATCCGAAGCGCCCGAATCGACGATCGGCAATGATCAGAGCAGGGCATCGGGATGA
- the rpe gene encoding ribulose-phosphate 3-epimerase: MAAPHASAAPLIAPSILSADFARLADEVAAVEGADWLHVDVMDNHFVPNLTLGLPVVESLLQVSDIPMDCHLMIDRPDKWAPPYAEAGAYNVTFHVEATDDPVGVARDIRAAGAKAGLAIKPGTPLDPYLEILREFDTLLVMSVEPGFGGQKFIPEVLPKVGIARRLVDSGELTILIEIDGGINADTIEAAAEAGVDCFVAGSAVYSADDPAAAVRSLRQQAAAAAAHPRQ; encoded by the coding sequence ATGGCTGCACCGCACGCTTCTGCCGCGCCGTTGATCGCGCCGTCGATCCTGTCCGCGGACTTCGCCCGGCTGGCCGACGAGGTCGCCGCGGTCGAAGGTGCGGATTGGTTGCACGTCGATGTGATGGACAACCACTTCGTGCCCAACCTGACCCTAGGCTTGCCGGTGGTGGAGTCGCTGCTGCAGGTCAGCGACATCCCGATGGACTGTCACCTGATGATCGATCGCCCGGACAAGTGGGCCCCGCCCTACGCCGAAGCCGGCGCCTACAACGTCACCTTCCACGTAGAGGCCACCGATGACCCGGTCGGGGTGGCCCGCGATATCCGCGCGGCCGGCGCCAAGGCCGGACTGGCGATCAAACCGGGCACACCGCTGGACCCTTATCTGGAAATCCTGCGGGAATTCGACACGCTGCTGGTGATGTCGGTCGAGCCGGGATTCGGCGGACAGAAGTTCATCCCCGAAGTGCTGCCCAAGGTCGGAATCGCTCGGCGGCTGGTCGATTCGGGTGAGCTGACGATCCTGATCGAGATCGACGGCGGCATCAACGCCGACACCATCGAGGCAGCCGCCGAGGCGGGAGTGGACTGTTTCGTGGCCGGATCGGCCGTGTACAGCGCCGACGATCCCGCAGCCGCAGTGCGGTCCCTGCGGCAGCAGGCCGCGGCCGCGGCCGCGCATCCGAGGCAGTGA
- a CDS encoding bifunctional 3,4-dihydroxy-2-butanone-4-phosphate synthase/GTP cyclohydrolase II — MTRLDSVERAVADIAAGKAVVVIDDEDRENEGDLIFAAEKATPELVAFMVRYTSGYLCVPLDGEICDRLGLLPMYAVNQDKHGTAYTVTVDAKIGVGTGISASDRATTMRLLADPAAVADDFTKPGHVVPLRAKDGGVLRRPGHTEAAVDLARMAGLQPAGAICEIVSQKDEGAMAQTDELRIFADEHDLALISIADLIEWRRKHEKHIERIAEARIPTRHGEFRAVGYTSVYDEVEHVALVKGDIAGPTADGHDVLVRVHSECLTGDVFGSRRCDCGPQLDAALAMVAREGRGVVLYMRGHEGRGIGLMHKLQAYQLQDAGDDTVDANLKLGLPADARDYGIGAQILVDLGVRSMRLLTNNPAKRVGLDGYGLHIIERVPLPVRANSENIRYLMTKRDRMGHDLTGLDDFDEAVPGEFGGAV; from the coding sequence ATGACGAGGCTGGATTCGGTCGAGCGTGCGGTGGCCGACATCGCCGCGGGCAAGGCCGTGGTCGTCATCGACGACGAGGACCGGGAGAACGAAGGCGACCTGATCTTTGCCGCCGAGAAGGCCACTCCTGAACTGGTGGCCTTCATGGTCCGCTACACCTCGGGTTACCTGTGTGTTCCGCTCGACGGCGAGATCTGCGACCGGCTGGGACTGCTGCCGATGTATGCGGTCAACCAGGACAAGCACGGCACCGCCTACACCGTCACCGTCGACGCCAAAATTGGTGTCGGAACCGGTATCTCGGCGTCCGACCGGGCAACGACGATGCGATTGCTGGCCGACCCGGCCGCGGTGGCCGACGATTTCACCAAACCGGGTCACGTGGTGCCGTTGCGGGCCAAGGACGGCGGCGTGCTGCGTCGGCCCGGTCACACCGAGGCCGCCGTCGACCTGGCCCGGATGGCCGGACTGCAGCCGGCGGGCGCGATCTGTGAGATCGTCAGCCAAAAGGACGAGGGTGCGATGGCGCAGACCGATGAGCTGCGCATCTTCGCCGACGAACATGACTTGGCCTTGATCTCGATCGCCGACCTCATCGAGTGGCGGCGTAAGCACGAGAAGCACATCGAACGTATCGCCGAGGCACGCATCCCGACCCGCCACGGCGAGTTCCGGGCGGTCGGGTACACCAGTGTCTATGACGAGGTCGAACACGTCGCACTGGTCAAGGGGGATATCGCCGGGCCCACGGCCGATGGCCACGATGTCCTGGTCCGGGTGCACTCCGAATGCCTGACCGGCGACGTGTTCGGCTCCCGGCGCTGCGACTGCGGCCCTCAGCTCGACGCGGCGCTGGCGATGGTGGCCCGGGAGGGCCGCGGCGTGGTGCTCTACATGCGCGGTCACGAGGGTCGGGGCATCGGATTGATGCACAAGCTGCAGGCCTACCAGTTGCAGGATGCCGGTGACGACACCGTGGACGCGAATCTCAAGTTGGGCCTGCCCGCCGACGCCCGTGACTATGGAATCGGCGCGCAGATCCTGGTCGACCTCGGGGTGCGCTCGATGCGGCTGCTGACCAATAACCCCGCCAAGCGCGTCGGGCTGGACGGCTACGGACTGCACATCATCGAACGGGTTCCGCTGCCGGTCCGCGCCAACTCGGAGAACATCCGGTATCTGATGACCAAGCGTGACCGGATGGGTCACGATCTGACCGGGCTCGACGATTTCGACGAAGCGGTGCCCGGTGAGTTCGGAGGCGCGGTATGA
- a CDS encoding LppX_LprAFG lipoprotein — translation MQTRLSATFVALIAALVFVAGCSSSPEDSGRDLPDAATLLTESSQTTKGQSSAHLSLSVQGQLADLPVESLEGELTQSPSVAAKGTADIVFMGQRLQGVDFVVSDGDLYAALTSGGNLSNFGPASDVYDVAAILDPNVGLANVLANFTDATADGRETIDGVGTVRITGNVSADAVNKIAPQIAATAPVPGTAWVAEDGDHELMQARLEPSPGNSVTMTLTKWGEPVEIENPAVR, via the coding sequence ATGCAGACCCGCCTGTCGGCGACCTTCGTCGCCCTCATCGCCGCCCTCGTCTTTGTCGCCGGCTGCTCCAGTTCGCCGGAAGACTCCGGCAGGGACCTGCCGGATGCCGCGACCCTGCTGACCGAGTCCAGCCAGACCACCAAGGGTCAGTCCAGCGCGCATCTGTCGCTTTCGGTGCAGGGGCAGCTGGCCGATCTGCCGGTGGAGTCGCTCGAAGGCGAGCTGACCCAGTCCCCCAGCGTGGCCGCCAAGGGCACCGCCGACATCGTCTTCATGGGTCAGCGCCTGCAAGGCGTCGACTTCGTGGTCTCCGACGGCGATCTCTACGCCGCGCTGACCTCGGGCGGCAATCTGTCGAACTTCGGTCCGGCCTCCGATGTCTACGACGTCGCCGCGATCCTCGACCCGAACGTGGGCCTGGCCAACGTGCTGGCCAATTTCACCGATGCCACGGCCGACGGCCGCGAGACGATCGACGGGGTCGGCACGGTGCGCATCACCGGCAACGTCAGCGCCGACGCCGTGAACAAGATCGCCCCGCAGATCGCCGCGACCGCGCCGGTACCGGGCACTGCCTGGGTTGCCGAGGACGGCGATCACGAGCTGATGCAGGCCCGCCTGGAGCCCAGCCCCGGTAACAGCGTCACGATGACGCTGACCAAGTGGGGCGAGCCGGTCGAGATCGAGAACCCGGCGGTGCGATGA
- a CDS encoding PH domain-containing protein translates to MSADDWDVEVRPFLTPLFAYGAAAIIIAAHVAVGVLLKAASTGVLFTTADQVGIAALGLVIGGFVSLFARPRLRVGPPGVAVRNLFGYRLIPWNEVVDISFHPGARWARVDLPDDEYVPVMAIQAVDRKRAVESMDTVRALVDRYRVNGNRR, encoded by the coding sequence ATGAGCGCCGACGACTGGGACGTCGAAGTCAGACCTTTTCTGACGCCGCTGTTCGCCTACGGGGCCGCGGCGATCATCATCGCGGCACACGTCGCGGTTGGGGTGCTGCTCAAAGCCGCCTCGACGGGGGTGCTCTTCACCACCGCCGACCAGGTCGGCATCGCCGCTCTGGGGCTGGTGATCGGCGGCTTCGTTTCCTTGTTCGCCCGGCCGCGGCTGCGTGTCGGACCTCCTGGGGTTGCGGTACGAAACCTGTTCGGATACCGCCTCATTCCATGGAACGAGGTGGTCGACATATCGTTTCATCCCGGTGCGCGGTGGGCCCGGGTGGATCTACCCGACGACGAGTACGTCCCGGTGATGGCCATCCAGGCCGTGGACCGGAAACGTGCCGTGGAGTCGATGGACACCGTCCGAGCCCTGGTGGACCGGTACCGGGTCAACGGCAATCGCCGGTGA
- a CDS encoding riboflavin synthase: MFTGIVEELGEVIGRESLGDSARLVIRGPVVTSDAGHGDSIAVNGVCLTVVDVLADGSFTADVINETLSRSSLSGIEVGARVNLERAAAVNSRLGGHIVQGHVDGTGHIISRTPSQHWTVVRVALPAALARYVVQKGSITVDGVSLTVSGLGHDWFEVSLIPTTLEMTTLGRVEVGAHVNLEVDVIAKYVERLLGPQDDRRNA; the protein is encoded by the coding sequence GTGTTCACCGGAATCGTCGAAGAGTTGGGCGAGGTCATCGGCAGGGAATCGCTCGGCGATTCCGCACGTCTGGTGATCCGCGGACCGGTGGTGACTTCGGATGCCGGCCATGGTGATTCGATCGCGGTCAACGGCGTCTGCCTGACCGTCGTCGATGTCCTGGCCGACGGTAGCTTCACCGCCGATGTGATCAACGAGACACTGAGCCGTTCCAGTCTGAGCGGCATCGAGGTGGGCGCGCGGGTCAATCTTGAGCGCGCCGCGGCGGTCAACAGCCGCCTGGGCGGCCACATCGTGCAGGGCCACGTCGACGGCACCGGTCACATCATCAGTCGAACCCCCTCGCAGCATTGGACGGTGGTGCGTGTCGCGCTGCCTGCGGCGTTGGCGCGCTACGTGGTGCAGAAGGGCTCGATCACCGTCGACGGGGTGTCGTTGACCGTGTCAGGACTCGGGCACGACTGGTTCGAGGTGTCGCTGATCCCCACCACGTTGGAGATGACGACGCTGGGCCGCGTCGAGGTCGGCGCGCACGTCAACCTCGAGGTGGACGTCATCGCCAAATATGTCGAGCGGCTGCTGGGACCGCAGGACGACCGGCGCAACGCCTGA
- the rapZ gene encoding RNase adapter RapZ, whose translation MTERGMHEELRSGAGTAHSAGDLDSGSDSGIDVVLVTGMSGAGRGTAAKVLEDLGWYVADNLPPELIARMVEFGLAAGSRITRLAVVMDVRSRGFTGDLDFVRSELATRNIAPRVLFLEASDDILVRRYEQNRRSHPLQGNQTLAEGIAAERALLAPVRAAADLVIDTSSLSVHGLRESIERAFAEETVAHTNVTVESFGYKYGLPMDADTVMDVRFLPNPHWVDSLRRHSGQHPDVRDYVLGQPGAEAFLDSYHHLLDVVIDGYRREGKRYMTVAIGCTGGKHRSVAMAEALAERLHDTDLTVRVLHRDLGRE comes from the coding sequence ATGACAGAGCGAGGAATGCACGAAGAACTGCGCAGCGGAGCCGGCACCGCCCACAGTGCCGGGGACCTGGATTCCGGCAGCGACAGTGGCATCGACGTGGTGTTGGTCACCGGGATGTCGGGAGCCGGTCGCGGTACGGCTGCCAAGGTGCTGGAGGATCTCGGCTGGTATGTCGCGGACAATCTGCCGCCCGAGCTGATCGCCCGGATGGTGGAGTTCGGACTTGCTGCGGGCTCGCGCATCACCCGGCTGGCGGTGGTGATGGACGTTCGGTCCCGCGGTTTCACCGGAGATCTCGACTTCGTCCGCAGCGAACTCGCGACCCGCAACATCGCGCCCCGGGTGCTGTTCCTGGAGGCCTCCGACGACATCCTGGTGCGTCGTTACGAGCAGAATCGGCGCAGCCATCCTCTGCAGGGCAACCAGACACTGGCCGAAGGCATCGCCGCAGAACGCGCGCTGCTGGCGCCGGTACGTGCGGCCGCCGACCTGGTGATAGACACCTCATCGCTGTCGGTGCACGGACTGCGGGAAAGCATCGAGCGGGCCTTCGCCGAGGAGACGGTGGCGCACACCAATGTCACCGTCGAATCCTTCGGCTACAAATATGGTCTGCCCATGGACGCCGACACCGTGATGGATGTGCGGTTTCTGCCCAATCCGCACTGGGTAGACAGTCTGCGGCGGCACAGCGGTCAGCATCCTGACGTCCGCGACTATGTCCTGGGCCAACCCGGCGCGGAGGCGTTCCTCGACTCCTACCATCATCTGTTGGATGTCGTCATCGACGGCTACCGCAGGGAGGGGAAGCGCTATATGACCGTCGCGATCGGGTGTACCGGTGGCAAGCACCGCAGCGTCGCGATGGCCGAGGCGCTCGCTGAACGACTGCACGACACCGATCTGACGGTGCGGGTTCTGCATCGAGATCTGGGCCGCGAATGA
- a CDS encoding MFS transporter produces the protein MTGAPPAVISSANRRIAISAGSLAVILGALDTYVVVTIMTDIMRDVGIGVNQIQRVTPIITGYLLGYIAAMPLLGRASDRFGRKLLIQVSLAGFALGSVVTALSTDLTVLVIGRIIQGTASGALLPVTLALAADLWAARNRAAVLGGVGAAQEFGAVLGPIYGVTLVWLFGHWQSVFWINVPLAAIAMVMIHFSLPGRLESENKEKVDVVGGLLLAVALGLAVIGLYNPAPDGNQVLPSWGPPVLVGAAVAAVVFFVWEKFARTRLLEPAGVRFRPFLAALGASLTTGAALMVTLVNVELFAQGVLGKDQIEAAFLLLWFLAALPIGAVLGGWLATRVGDRIVAFAGLLIASGGYLLIAQWPVDVLTARHDLGVLSLPTLDTDLAIAGFGLGLVIGPLTSATLRVVPSAQHGIASAAVVVSRMIGMLIGIAALSAWGLYRFNQHLASLPASAGGDTLAERLAAEANRVREAYVLQYGEIFTITAIVCAVGAVLGLLISAREEYAEEPEAPAPQQRSSPRPIS, from the coding sequence ATGACCGGCGCCCCGCCGGCGGTCATCTCGTCGGCCAACCGACGCATCGCGATCAGCGCCGGAAGCCTTGCGGTGATCCTCGGCGCGCTCGACACCTATGTCGTGGTCACGATCATGACCGACATCATGCGCGATGTCGGCATCGGCGTGAACCAGATTCAGCGCGTCACCCCGATCATCACCGGCTACCTGCTGGGCTACATCGCGGCGATGCCGCTGCTGGGCCGGGCCTCGGACCGATTCGGACGCAAGCTGCTGATCCAGGTCAGCCTCGCCGGATTCGCGCTGGGGTCGGTGGTGACCGCGCTGTCCACCGACCTGACGGTGCTGGTGATCGGCCGGATCATCCAGGGCACCGCCAGCGGCGCGCTGCTGCCGGTCACCTTGGCGCTGGCCGCCGACCTGTGGGCGGCGCGCAACCGCGCCGCGGTGCTCGGCGGAGTGGGAGCAGCGCAGGAGTTCGGCGCCGTGCTGGGCCCCATCTACGGCGTCACGCTGGTGTGGCTGTTCGGGCACTGGCAGTCGGTGTTCTGGATCAACGTGCCGCTGGCCGCGATCGCGATGGTGATGATCCACTTCAGCCTCCCCGGCCGCCTGGAAAGCGAGAACAAGGAGAAGGTGGACGTAGTCGGCGGTTTACTGCTGGCTGTCGCACTGGGCCTGGCGGTCATCGGGTTGTACAACCCGGCGCCCGACGGCAACCAGGTGTTGCCGAGTTGGGGGCCGCCGGTGCTGGTCGGCGCCGCCGTGGCGGCGGTCGTGTTCTTCGTATGGGAGAAGTTTGCCCGAACCCGGCTGTTGGAACCCGCCGGAGTCCGCTTCCGCCCGTTCCTGGCTGCGTTGGGCGCTTCGCTGACCACCGGTGCGGCTCTGATGGTCACGCTGGTCAATGTCGAGCTGTTCGCGCAGGGTGTGCTCGGCAAGGACCAGATCGAGGCGGCTTTCCTCCTGCTGTGGTTCCTGGCCGCGCTGCCCATCGGTGCGGTGCTCGGCGGCTGGCTGGCAACCCGGGTCGGCGACCGCATCGTGGCGTTCGCGGGGTTGCTCATCGCCTCGGGCGGCTACCTGCTGATCGCGCAGTGGCCGGTCGACGTGCTGACCGCCCGCCATGATCTGGGCGTGCTGAGCCTGCCGACACTCGACACCGATCTGGCCATCGCCGGCTTCGGCCTGGGGCTGGTCATCGGCCCGCTGACCTCGGCGACGCTGCGGGTGGTCCCGTCGGCACAGCACGGCATCGCCTCGGCCGCGGTGGTGGTCTCCCGGATGATCGGCATGTTGATCGGCATCGCGGCGCTGAGCGCCTGGGGTCTTTACCGGTTCAACCAGCATCTGGCCAGCCTGCCGGCCAGTGCCGGCGGCGATACCCTCGCCGAACGGTTGGCCGCCGAGGCCAACCGGGTGCGGGAGGCTTACGTATTGCAGTACGGAGAAATCTTTACGATCACCGCGATTGTGTGTGCGGTCGGCGCGGTGCTGGGTCTGCTGATCAGTGCGCGCGAGGAGTACGCCGAGGAGCCGGAAGCACCGGCACCTCAGCAACGTTCCAGCCCGCGTCCCATCAGCTGA
- a CDS encoding FkbM family methyltransferase, which yields MIGTAREQVGHVLALAQSIGALAALKLVICRALGRARPVAVPCGPHRLWVRPTDSDPYVLAQIFTAGEYDAPPYWMTRLQAHAAELRAAGGVPLIIDAGANVGYSALYLADRFPDAIVIAVEPDAGCVEILRRNCAVNSRIHPVRAALWSHDRGVDLVNRDHGSWANRVADGGSTTPSVTLDQLIAQVAEAAPLIVKLDIEGAETEVCAASPQAIASFACIMIEPHDWMLPGSGGLSPLYAAMAGKKVDTVIRDETMMFFDCAVLAAAVAT from the coding sequence GTGATCGGTACCGCGCGTGAGCAGGTGGGACACGTCCTTGCGCTGGCCCAGAGCATCGGTGCTCTCGCGGCGCTGAAGCTGGTGATTTGCCGCGCGCTGGGGCGCGCGCGGCCGGTGGCAGTGCCCTGCGGGCCGCATCGGTTGTGGGTGCGCCCCACCGACAGCGACCCCTACGTGCTGGCCCAGATCTTCACCGCCGGTGAGTACGACGCCCCGCCGTACTGGATGACGCGACTGCAGGCACACGCCGCTGAACTGCGCGCTGCCGGCGGCGTGCCGCTGATCATCGATGCGGGTGCCAACGTCGGCTACTCGGCGCTCTACCTGGCCGATCGGTTCCCCGACGCGATCGTGATCGCTGTCGAACCCGACGCTGGGTGTGTCGAGATTCTCAGACGCAACTGTGCTGTGAACTCGCGCATACATCCGGTGCGGGCGGCGCTGTGGAGCCACGACCGCGGGGTAGACCTCGTCAACCGAGACCACGGTTCCTGGGCCAACCGGGTCGCCGACGGAGGCTCGACCACGCCGTCGGTCACGCTCGATCAGCTGATCGCGCAGGTAGCCGAGGCTGCGCCGCTGATCGTCAAGCTGGACATCGAAGGCGCCGAGACCGAGGTCTGCGCGGCCTCGCCGCAGGCCATTGCCTCGTTTGCGTGCATCATGATCGAGCCGCACGACTGGATGCTGCCCGGCTCCGGTGGTCTGTCCCCGCTCTACGCGGCGATGGCCGGCAAGAAGGTGGACACGGTCATCCGCGATGAGACGATGATGTTCTTCGACTGTGCGGTGCTGGCCGCGGCGGTGGCCACCTGA
- the ribD gene encoding bifunctional diaminohydroxyphosphoribosylaminopyrimidine deaminase/5-amino-6-(5-phosphoribosylamino)uracil reductase RibD encodes MNLDDAMAAAIEQSEKVKGRTYPNPPVGAVILDRDGQIAGVGATAPTGGPHAEVVALRRAGERAVGGTAVVTLEPCNHVGRTPPCVEALLAAGVAQVAFAVTDPNPVAAGGAARLSEAGIQVHPGVASAAVAGGPLREWLHKQRTGLPHVTWKFATSVDGRSAAADGSSQWITSEPARADVHRRRAAADAIVVGTGTVFADDPSLTARLPDGSLADHQPLRVVVGQREISPDAKVLNDDSRTMVIRTRDPNEVLKALSDRTDVLLEGGPTLAGAFLRAGAINRILAYVAPILLGGPITVVDDVGVLSITSAQRWRYDATLPIGPDVLLSLTPL; translated from the coding sequence GTGAACCTCGACGATGCGATGGCCGCGGCCATCGAGCAGAGCGAGAAGGTCAAAGGTCGGACCTATCCGAATCCGCCTGTCGGAGCAGTCATTCTGGATCGCGACGGTCAGATCGCCGGTGTCGGCGCGACAGCTCCGACCGGCGGGCCGCACGCGGAGGTGGTGGCACTGCGACGAGCGGGCGAGCGGGCTGTTGGCGGTACCGCGGTGGTGACGCTGGAACCGTGCAATCACGTCGGGCGCACACCGCCGTGCGTCGAAGCATTGCTGGCCGCCGGTGTCGCGCAGGTTGCGTTCGCGGTCACCGACCCCAATCCGGTCGCCGCCGGCGGAGCTGCTCGACTGTCCGAAGCCGGCATTCAGGTCCACCCGGGGGTGGCCTCAGCGGCAGTGGCCGGTGGACCGCTGCGCGAGTGGCTGCACAAGCAGCGCACCGGATTACCGCATGTGACATGGAAATTCGCGACCAGTGTTGACGGCCGAAGCGCGGCCGCCGATGGGAGTAGTCAGTGGATCACCAGTGAACCCGCCCGCGCGGATGTGCATCGCCGGCGGGCGGCCGCCGATGCGATCGTCGTCGGCACCGGCACCGTTTTCGCCGACGACCCGTCGCTGACCGCGCGGTTGCCCGACGGCAGTCTGGCCGATCACCAGCCGCTGCGCGTGGTGGTGGGGCAGCGCGAAATCTCGCCCGACGCAAAGGTTCTCAACGACGATTCACGCACCATGGTCATCCGGACCCGTGATCCCAACGAGGTGCTCAAGGCGCTGTCGGACCGCACCGACGTACTGTTGGAGGGCGGCCCGACGCTGGCGGGCGCGTTCCTGCGGGCCGGCGCGATCAACCGGATTTTGGCCTATGTGGCGCCCATTCTGCTCGGCGGTCCGATCACCGTGGTCGACGACGTCGGTGTGCTGAGCATCACAAGCGCACAGCGGTGGCGTTATGACGCGACCCTGCCCATCGGGCCCGACGTGCTGCTCAGCCTGACCCCGTTGTAG
- the ribH gene encoding 6,7-dimethyl-8-ribityllumazine synthase, translated as MSPAAGVPDLPQLDAATVKLAIVASTWHATICDALLEGARKTALDAGVGDPTVVRVLGAIEIPVVAQELAATHDAVVALGVVIRGETPHFDYVCDAVTQGLTRVSLDASTPVANGVLTTDTEAQALARAGLAGSTEDKGAQAAAAALSTALTLRGLRSGS; from the coding sequence ATGAGCCCGGCCGCCGGTGTTCCGGACCTTCCGCAACTCGACGCCGCCACGGTGAAGCTGGCCATCGTGGCAAGCACCTGGCACGCGACCATCTGCGATGCGTTGCTCGAAGGCGCCCGCAAGACCGCTCTCGACGCCGGGGTCGGCGATCCGACGGTGGTTCGCGTCTTGGGCGCCATTGAAATACCGGTCGTGGCACAGGAATTGGCGGCCACCCATGATGCTGTGGTCGCCCTCGGTGTGGTGATCCGGGGTGAGACACCGCATTTCGACTACGTGTGTGACGCGGTCACGCAAGGCCTGACCAGGGTATCGCTGGATGCGTCGACACCGGTGGCCAACGGGGTGCTTACCACCGATACCGAGGCCCAGGCGCTGGCCCGCGCCGGACTGGCCGGGTCCACCGAGGACAAGGGTGCCCAGGCGGCGGCGGCGGCGCTGTCGACGGCGCTGACGCTGCGTGGCCTGCGGTCGGGCTCATGA